In one window of Bemisia tabaci chromosome 6, PGI_BMITA_v3 DNA:
- the LOC109036508 gene encoding uncharacterized protein isoform X1, with protein MASPKILIYLLRRDLRVHDNPIFHKLTSMSSQANAPFTHLLPLYVFPAHQIEVSGFLSSSDEKSPYPEARSKVGKFWRCGQLRAKFLAETVWDLKQNLETIGSGLEIRVGMLHDVVKQLVEGFKSKGVQVKGLWMTSEEGYEEKAEERQVRKIIVNAGGDFHLWKDEKYFIDDDDIPFDDPQKYPDVFTKYRNTVEPLREAPRKVLPTPKKLPPLPQNIPPQAHPFKIPGNLKDLIAALQKPLDAGLGLKNPPQMPSAGASSAVPFAGGATSGQKRLKHLIESGAMTRYKDTRNGMVGTDYSSKLSLWLALGSLTAREVHSALIDFEEGKTDVGKGAEGYGKGENKGTTHMRFELLWRDYMRLCTRKYGSRLFLVGGFRNARNIQWKHDNSIMQRWLEGTTGIGLVDAAQRELFLTGFTSNRARQNVASFLTKHLEQDWRLGAEWYECNLVDYDVSSNWGNWQYTAGVGNDPREDRKFNPVKQASDYDPKAEFVKAWIPEVRELQPEEAWQCWKASYAAKQKPGLRGNIMAERPLAKISFTPRSGGNDGHRGGGRSRGRAQWF; from the coding sequence ATGGCGagtccaaaaattttgatttatctcCTAAGAAGAGACCTTAGAGTCCATGACAATCCTATATTCCATAAACTTACCTCCATGTCATCACAGGCTAATGCGCCTTTCACTCACTTATTGCCGCTGTATGTCTTCCCAGCTCATCAAATTGAAGTTTCTGGTTTCTTATCGTCATCTGATGAGAAATCTCCATATCCTGAAGCTCGGTCAAAAGTAGGTAAATTCTGGAGGTGTGGTCAGTTGCGTGCCAAGTTCCTAGCAGAAACTGTTTGGGATCTGAAACAGAATCTTGAAACCATAGGCAGTGGCTTAGAGATTCGTGTTGGTATGCTACATGATGTTGTCAAACAGCTTGTGGAAGGTTTCAAGAGCAAAGGTGTCCAAGTGAAAGGCCTTTGGATGACCTCTGAAGAGGGCTATGAGGAGAAGGCTGAAGAGCGTCAGGTACGAAAGATCATTGTAAATGCAGGTGGTGACTTCCATCTGTGGAAGGATGAGAAGTACTTCATCGATGACGATGACATTCCTTTTGATGATCCCCAAAAGTACCCTGATGTTTTTACAAAGTACCGAAATACAGTTGAACCTCTGAGGGAAGCCCCTCGAAAGGTCTTGCCTACGCCAAAAAAACTGCCCCCTCTTCCCCAAAACATACCACCACAAGCTCATCCATTCAAAATCCCAGGCAACCTTAAAGATCTTATTGCTGCTCTTCAGAAGCCGTTAGATGCAGGTCTCGGCCTCAAAAATCCACCACAGATGCCCTCAGCGGGTGCCAGCTCAGCAGTGCCTTTTGCTGGAGGGGCAACTTCTGGCCAAAAACGTCTCAAGCACCTTATTGAATCAGGAGCAATGACGCGATACAAAGATACCCGTAACGGTATGGTTGGGACGGATTACTCATCCAAGCTTTCTCTGTGGCTAGCTCTCGGAAGTTTAACAGCACGAGAGGTTCACTCTGCTCTGATTGATTTTGAAGAAGGTAAAACAGATGTGGGAAAGGGAGCTGAGGGCTATGGAAAGGGGGAGAATAAGGGTACAACTCACATGCGTTTTGAGCTTTTATGGAGGGACTACATGCGTCTATGCACAAGAAAGTACGGAAGTCGGCTTTTCTTGGTTGGCGGTTTTCGCAATGCACGGAATATCCAATGGAAGCATGACAACAGTATCATGCAACGTTGGCTAGAAGGCACCACAGGGATAGGGCTTGTGGATGCTGCGCAGCGAGAGTTATTCCTCACTGGTTTTACCTCAAACAGGGCCCGGCAGAATGTTGCCAGCTTTTTAACTAAACATCTGGAGCAAGACTGGCGTCTCGGCGCGGAATGGTACGAGTGTAATTTGGTCGATTATGATGTGTCCAGCAATTGGGGGAACTGGCAGTACACGGCAGGAGTTGGAAATGATCCCAGAGAAGATCGGAAGTTCAATCCAGTCAAGCAGGCCTCGGATTATGATCCCAAGGCAGAATTTGTAAAAGCCTGGATCCCGGAGGTCAGGGAGTTACAACCTGAAGAGGCATGGCAGTGTTGGAAAGCTAGCTATGCTGCCAAACAGAAACCTGGATTGCGCGGGAACATCATGGCAGAAAGACCTTTAGCCAAAATAAGTTTTACACCACGCTCAGGAGGCAATGATGGTCATCGTGGTGGAGGACGAAGTCGTGGCCGGGCACAAtggttttaa